A DNA window from Gorilla gorilla gorilla isolate KB3781 chromosome 6, NHGRI_mGorGor1-v2.1_pri, whole genome shotgun sequence contains the following coding sequences:
- the OCM2 gene encoding putative oncomodulin-2 isoform X1, with protein sequence MSASQVKDVFRFIDNDQSGYLDEEELKFFLQKFESGARELTESETKSLMAAADNDGDGKIGAEEFQEMVHS encoded by the exons ATGTCAGCCAGTCAGGTGAAGGATGTTTTCCGGTTCATAGACAACGACCAGAGCGGGTATCTGGATGAAGAAGAGCTTAA GTTTTTCCTCCAGAAGTTTGAGAGTGGTGCCAGAGAACTGACCGAGTCAGAAACCAAGTCCTTGATGGCTGCGGCGGATAATGATGGAGATGGGAAAATTGGAGCAGAGG AATTCCAGGAAATGGTGCATTCTTAA